DNA sequence from the Cucumis melo cultivar AY chromosome 6, USDA_Cmelo_AY_1.0, whole genome shotgun sequence genome:
CATATTTGGTAGCTAAGAAGAAATGCGTGGTTGGTTCTCCTCCGGCCTGGAACACGAAGAAGAGGGTCAGATTAGTCATTTCCATACTAATTAAACCACAATTAATATTCTAATCCAGATTAGGGACCTTAATTAAATATACCTCTATGGCCTACATTTTAATGCCTGTATCCATCATAAACTCAATCTCAATCTCCCGCTTCGAAAACCCAATTCTGTCCTTCCCTCCTTCCTCTAAGATACGCCGGAAACCGCCCCCTCCCCTCTCCGGAGCCTTCAAGCGGAGCCCACAGTCGCCACCGGTCACGCCGTCCCCTTGTCGGGACCCACCGAAAGACGACATGTCTGTCGCCGTTCCCATGGGTGACGAGTCTTTGCCCAATTCTCGGAGTAGTAAgattatgataattattatcTTTCTGTTATGTTCTGTTTCGTGTTGTAATGTGGTGGAGTGCGCCATTTATTGGAGTCTTTGGAATTTGGAACTTTCAGATTTGAATACGAATTgtttgttagttttttttttgttttttttattaatttttttttttattatgtttgGTTTCCAATAATAGGTTACACGGTGCAGCACAAAAGATAATTCGTAATCTTAGGACGAGAGCTCTTGAAATTAAATGTTCATTAATTCAGCCGTTTCTATTGATAAAGAGAGGATCAATTGGGGAGGCAGTTTTTCTTCTGCTTCCGAAATTAATCGTGCTTCGTAACGCATTTTTTCCCGGAAGAATTAGTGTCAAATACAGCAGGGTAAAATAGAAACAGATAATCAGAATCTCCCGAGTTTAGGATGACGATGAACCCTCGCATGCGCAGTGAAGGTTGACTAATAGATCACATTCATATATTAGATTTGTGTTTCGATTGATGAAGGAAATAAATAATTTTGGATGGAAATTTTGGTTTTATGGTGAATTATGGTTTTTGATGATACCTTTGATCAATCTCTAAAAGAATTAGACGTAGAAGAGCTCTTTTATATACAATATTGATGTGATATTTGAACCGGGATGAGGGCACTAATTCATTTTACCTTTTGGGATTCTTAATTCCACCATATTTCTTACTACTTGTGTCCTGTATGATCCAGGTAATGACATGGAAGGAATGGTCTCGTCGTATAGTGGTAAAACTGCGGTTCATAAGAAGAAATATTCCCCAAGCAACATCAAAATTTTTGGTGTGGATCTATCTCCAGATAATGTGGCTGTCGCCATGGTTTATTTTGTTCAAGGGGTTTTAGGGCTAGCAAGGCTTGCTGTCAGTTTTTACTTAAAGGATGACCTACACCTAGATCCTGCAGAGGTATGTACTATATATAGTCCCGTGGTCATGAATATTTAGGTCTTAGCCTACAAATGTATTACATGAAGTGTTGACTTAATGCTGTGTGCTAACTTTTCACTTTTGTTTTCTGCTTGGTATTTCGTGTATATATCTCATATTTGTTTGGTGCCATAGAATCATTTTCCTTTGTGATGAAAATTTCAATGGAGTATATCATTTTGGCATTCGTTTTAATGGTTTTATCACATGTCTAATGGTTAATGTcgtttgaaaattttgtttagaGCAAGGCAAAAAGATTGTGGTAATTAGATATCTGATAAAAGTTATTTATTGACTAGACAGCTGTAGTATCTGGCTTCTCTGCCTTTCCATGGCTTGTCAAACCCTTATATGGGTTTATCAGGTATAAgtgtctttcttctttgtttttctttttatcttagTCTTCAACCTGATGCCCTTGTTTTCAGACAAAtgtgaaaaggaaaaaaataaaaatctaatgAGCTTTTCGGCAAATGCAGTGATTCTGTTCCTCTATTTGGTTATCGGCGAAGATCATACTTGATTTTATCAGGACTGCTCGGTGCACTTTCATGGACTTTAATGGCCACACTAGTCGATAGCAAGTATGGTGCTGCTTTCTGTATACTCCTTGGATCTCTTTCTGTAGCATTCTCAGATGTTGTAAGTGTCTTTTGCTTTTCATCTATTTGCTCTCATTTCATTAAAGTATTTAAAACTCTGATATCGTTGTTTGTTAATCCCTGTAAGATGTAGAAGTTTTAGTTGGTATTTTTCTATCTTGGTTATTTCATTGCATGACAACATTAGCTAGCCGAATAGACATCACAATGATAAAACACAAACTGATTCAAGTTTATTCACCCTTGGTCCTCCCAAACCATTATCAGTGGTAACCTCATAGTTTGTAGGACCGGCCAATGGAATTTTCCCATTGGTCAAATACAAAAGTCAAGTTTTAACTCATTTTGTGAAGtttcatttaatatttttaatggCTTGTTTTTTGAGGCTATTTATGACTTCTAGGGAACTTCATATAATtagtaaaaaaatgaaaaagaaaaaaacaatgttGTGATTGTGACTGTATTAGGTCAATCAACCATTTTACCCTAAAAAAGTGAATTAAAAGCTTTATTTGAAGATACAACGGAAGAATTAGCTTCGCAACCACAAACCACCGgctttttttattatataaattacTTATTTATAAAGCTTGAGTTTTGGGATGTGAAGGTTGTATGGGCCAAGTCCCACTGTCGACCAACTCCAAAATTTTTCCTTTAAATTTCCCAACTCCCTGTATGTATAAGCACCCTACCCTAACAAACTACCAAGTAACTATAATCATGGCTGAATTATATCCTAATAACATTCCCAATTTTTCCTTTTATGCAACCTTCTCCACTCCTTTTAACACTAGGTAGCAATGGCCACAATACTTGACATCTGCTTCTCATTTCAACCTGGTGCCAAGAATTGTTGCTAGTGACATTGCAGGATCAAACCTTCACAAGTTTCCACGTCTCCATGATATTGATCAATCTCAGCTTTCATGATTTTGAATCAAGGCCATCTAATATCGAGTCAAACTTTGAATACCTTTTTTCTAACTCTTGCAATGACTCTGGCTCCACTCAACAAAGCTCATCCCAATTTTCTTCGTGATTCACCGTCCCCCTTGGCCTCTTTGAGGATGGCTTTGACATTGGGACCCACCCGTTACTGATTTTCTTTGATTCTGATTTTTTTTCTAGACCATGATCCCATACCCATTGGAGAGTCCTTGTAGAATATACTAGGACATTTGAAATATAATAAACACTCCACAGAAAAATATGATGAGGAAGACTAGCTCCATCCAAATCTTGGTCTACTCGCTCATTGGTTGTGGAAACATGACCTGTGTATTATGGCCATTTCAAATAAATCTAAGAAAGGGAAATGTGCTGTCAGACCAATAAGTTAGTCGGGGAGTTGAAGAACCACATATTCATAGTGAATTTTGATAGCTCCCCCTTGTCATAGATGGACCAAAAGAATCCTCATAATTGTGCTCTTGTGGAATGATTGAGACCTTTTCTCTAGGATTAGAAGAGCCCTTATCAAATCCCTTAAGTAGACCAACACAACCTCTGCAATCCTTTTAGAGTCTGAAAGAAGCAATGTGAATAGGGTCTTATGGAAACATTATGGATAGGCAGATCGATTGAGCTGCTTTAGATTCTTGGAGAAGAACCAATGTTATCCTCATCTTGTGAAACGATCCAACCATGAATGTTATAAGAGTCATTGGAGGTACACCTACTCTTACTCTCGATCTTGCTCTCCTTGATGGTTATGTGTTATGGTTAGGAAGGGTATATAGGCTCTCACAAGTTGCTGATGGTGCAAAATTATGGACAGATTCCTATGATCTCTCCATTTATGTTCAGATCACTGAACTTTGGGAGATagatttttcttaaataattgaTTAACCCAAAAACTTAAGCTGATGGGTGAAGACAAATGTAACCCCACACTATAGTAGGCTTGAAATATGAAGAAGACCTAATAAGGGAAATGAATATTAATTGGAGAGAATAACAATGCAGAGGTTTGAACACAGGACCGCCTCAACGAACcgattttgatattattttaaatCACCAATTGACCCAAAAGATTAAGCTGATGGGTAAAGAAAAATATACTATAATACAATATCTAATAACTCGGTTTTGAATAGCTTAGATATGTTGTAGTTGTTCAATTTCGTAAATTTGGAACTAAATGAAAAAATGTACTAGaggagaaaaaaagaagaaaagaagaaaagagaaaatgaagggAAAATGAGAAGATacgaggagaagaagaaagaagaaaaaacgaaggtaggagagaagaagaaagaagaaaaaacgaaggtaggagagaagaagaaagaagaaaaaacgaAGGTAGGAGAGAGGAATAAATGAAGAGATAAAAACGTGGGGGAAAAGTTGTTATTTAAAAGAAGAACCAGTTTTGGACTTCTCACGAGAGAAAGTTGTTGTAGCAGCATTGCATGCACAAGACATGCTATGCATTATTTATTACGATTTTTTAATGGTCAATCAGGTTGGTTGGTTTGAGGCTCATATAGGGTGCAAAATTGTCCCCGGTCGATTATACCTTTATTTGGTTGATTGACTCTGTTTCTTCTGTCTTTGATGGTCACCCTTATACAAGGTTATTCTAAGATGTCATTGGAAGAGTCTTCTTCAATCGTAGTAGAGTACCTTATATTCGTTTAACATGGTTTATTGGGGTAGTAGGGTAAGATCATAGCCCTCGGGGGCCTTTGCCAAGGTCACCCCTATCTATTTTCCTCTATACAATTGTGGTTAGGCTTAGTAAGATGTTATCGTTAGAAGCTAAAAGAAGATCCATAAACTTTTTTGAGGTATGGATCTCTCTCTATTAACTACCTGCAAAATTGTGGCTGTCACCATCCTCTTTTCGTCCCCAAACAAAGATATGCTCACACCCCTGAAGAATCATAAAAAAACAGATTTATAGGCATCAATTTGGCATTCAACACAGTATAATCCTTCTTCTCTGCCTTCAAATGCAAAGTTGCGTCTTGGCCTTGGACAATATAGGCTGCCCTTTCCACAGCAAGCCTCACACCACCTCTTTTTGAAAGCTACTCTAAGGAATTTAGCAACTTATTAACTCTCTATCTTCAAGCTCTCATCTAAGGAGCATCTTTATTGGAAAACCATTTCTGAAATTTCCTGGGGAATGACAGCAAAGGATAGGAAAGGTTTTCATTCTCTAAAAGGGTTGACAGTGAAGGCGCCCATTGATAGAGGGAGACTTGGGTCTGATTGATCTGAAGTAAAAAACATCAGAGCCTCCTTGCAAAGTGGATTTGGAGATTTCGAAAGAAGTGGAGATTCATGGTCTCTTAATAGAGAAGAGATTCATAGGTGAAATATAGTACCATTCCTTTTGATGATCATCCAGGGCAAACCAAGCTTAATTCTTTGAGGGGTTTGACGAGACACATTATACAATTGAAAGATTTGAGCATTGATGACACCGAGTACAACTGAGAATGGAGAATCAATTTCTTTATGGATCGATAGGTGGGTTGGTTTATCTCTTCTTAACGCCACCTTCCAAGGACTATACATTCCATCCCTTCGAATGACAACCATTGCTGATTTGTGGAATGTGGAAAATGCTTCATGGAATATGGGCCTCAGGCAACACCTTACAGAAGAGGAAATTACCGAGTGGTCTATCCTTTTGACCCTACCCCTCCCTCCTCGTAGTCCTAGAATCAAAGATCACTGGAGATAGATCTTAGATATAAAAGGATCCTTCATGCCGAAGCCCTTTGCTAAAAATTATCATCTAGCGGCCATGTTCTGCTTCTGCACAAAGATCCTTATGCAATCTTGTGGAAAGGCCCTTCCTCTGAAAAGATGAAAACTTTCATTTGGGAACTTAGTCACATCATGCATGCATCAGTCCTGCTAACTTCTTGCTCTTGAGAGCCTCATGGCTTATCTCCTCGCCAAATTGGTCTGTTCTATCACTCCATGCCATAATAACGAAGagtttcataaaaaaaatgtcataataATGAAGAGACTTTGATGAACCTTTTGATATGTCAATTTGATCACTTTTACTGGATGAGGGTCCTCTCGACTTTCAACGATCATATTGCTCTCCCAAATGACCCTATTACTCTCCTAAAAATGATCTTTATAGGTTCTCttcaagaaagaaaaggaaCTTTTATGTATCTCCATCAACAAGAATTTCCTTTGGTTAACATGGCATGATCAATACTGCTGCATCTTTAAGGACAAATCTAAGGAATTCAACTTGTATTTTGAACACCTTATTTATATTTTGGTGTAATAATAGCTCCTTTTTTTTTGTGATTATAGCCTTACATCTCTCATAGAGcattaattttgtatttattattatcttttaaattccTTGCCTCCTTGGCAATCTTTGCCATCTTTTGTAATTTCatatcatcaatgaaatgaAGGTTCTCATAAAAAAAGGAACATGTAATGGCTTTCCTGCGTCTTGAAATCTGTCCAGGATATCCTAGTCTCTCCCTTACTGTTAGTGTCTTGATTTTTTGGTCAAACTTTGAGTTAATCACGGCTTTTTTGGTTAGTCTGGCAACTCATCAATTAGAGATGGAAATCTATTTGGTCATCACAAAACCTTCAAAGCCTTTCCCTTTTCTTCACCAGTACGACAAGAGTCAGGAGGGCTTTGTTATTTGTGGCTAGCATTTTTTCCCAGCAAACGGTCAGTTTGACCCTTATGAGCAAAACTATACAGTAGcctttttatttgttattattttttattgtgtgtgtgtgtgtgtgtgagagagagagagagagagagctaATTAGCATGCCGATTTCAACAATGTATTTTgtcatctctctctcttcattctACTTGACAAAGAATGTACTTTAGCCATGAGCCAGAGTTTGCAACCTTGGATTTCTTTTTCTGAAACATCAGAAGTCTGGTACAGGTCGTAGATTCCATGGTAGTTGAGAGGGCTCGTGGTGAATCACAAAGTATGTCAGGATCTCTTCAGTCCTTATGCTGGGGGTCTTCGGcttttggtggaatagtgagTTCCTACTTCAGTGGTTCGCTGGTGGATGCATATGGTGTAAGGTACTGCAGTTCTTCATGCATGGATGTTACATAAAGGGAAGCTTTTAATTTTTAACCCCTAATCTCTAAACTTGTAGTTGTATCAAATTGAACTTCCAATTTTATCAAATTAGACCATAGACTTAGATACTGTATTAATTTCCATAGTCTGTTCAAATCTTGCTAATTCACGAACAAATTTTAGAATAAGCAATGTCAAAATCTTTGCAAGttcattcattttttaaaaaaatattgaagttgGCCGTCCACATTTCAGTTTAAGGAAATTAAGTTTGATTAATGCACAAATCAATCTTTGAATAACATTGCCAAAACTTCAAAGTTTAACCAAAAAATAGATTTGATGTtggttttatttgaaaatttatcaATTTTGTACCATGCTTGTGTTGTAGCATTGAATGTATATCttcttttaagaaaattgtttaaaatgtAACAAcggttgaaaatatttacaaagatagtaaaattttactatttgGTGATAGATGTCTATATTTGGGTTTGTCATTGATAGAAAGTAATACTTTgctatattattaaataaattggtttattttgctatatttgaaaacattccatttcttttaacaattttgtaCCACGCTTTTGTAGAAATTGATACATTTTGACATGTTTAGGGATGAATTTCACTTTGGTTTCCCATACACAAACAACTGCATTGATTATGAATTCTAAAGGGCGATTTGGGTGTCTCAGGTTTGTTTTTGGAGTCACAGCTTTGTTGCCATTGATAACATCTGTGGTGGCAGTTCTTGTAAAAGAGCAACCTGTGAGAGGGATAAATCGTCCTTCAGCTAACTATGATTTTCTTCGGAGCTCAAGACAGCACGTTGTTGAATTGTGGGGTGCTGTTAGTCAACGAAATGTCCTTCTTCcaactttatttattttcttgtgGCAGGCAACACCACAATCAGATTCTGCCATGTTTTTCTTTACGTATGGCCACTGTCTTTCTAAATTTTACCTCTTATTGCAGATTTTAATTCACTTTAAAGATTCCATGTTCTCAGCATCTAATTTGTATCTGAATAACCAGTGGTTTAATCGTTTCTCAGAACAAATAAACTTGGATTCACACCTGAATTTCTAGGGCGTGTCAAGCTTGTTACATCCATAGCGTCACTTCTCGGGGTTGGGCTTTATAATGGATTTCTCAAGAAAGTTCCTCTGAGGAAAATTTTTCTAGTAACCACCATTTTTGGTTGTGCACTTGGAATGAGTCAGGTTAGTGACACGATAGAAACCATTCACCAGTTCTTGTTTGTGGTCCATCCATACTTTGTATCTAGTTATCTTGTTTTTCTGGTCATTTTCTAGGTTCTTCTTGTGACGGGGTTAAATCGTGAGTGGGGTATAAGCGACGAGTGGTTTGCGATTGGGGATTCTTTGATTATAACAGTACTTGGTCAGGTAATGTATACTAAGTACAATGTTGCATCTAGTCAGCGTGTTCCttcaatttcaaccaaaaaTTAGTGAAAAATATTCTCTTTCTTGCAGGCATCTTTCATGCCTGTTCTTGTGCTAGCAGCAAAGTTATGTCCAGAAGGAATGGAAGCTACACTTTTTGCAACCCTCATGTCCATATCAAACGGAGGGAGTGTCCTTGGCGGCCTGATTGGTGCCGGTTTGACCCAAATGTTTGGTGTCACCAAAGACTCATTCGATAACCTGTCCACCTTGATAATCCTTTGCAACCTGAGCTCACTGTTGCCTTTGCCACTGCTCCGTCTCCTTCCCCAGGAAACTCCAGACTCAAACTCCGACACCATAGATGTGGAGTTGAAGTCTAACTGAAACTTGTTAGGTACTTCCAATTTAAAGCATTAGCAAAATTCATGTTCGAGGGAAGATTGGTGATGGACTGTAAATGATTATTAGGATTTAGGAAGTGAAAAGGTCTTGAACTACAGATATCTTAGgaattgaagaagatgaaacaGAGACCACTGAATGGAGGCCCACCCTTAATCCATAATGGTGCCAATCATGTGGCGAGCTGACTGTGTTTTCCACGTGGGTGGGGCCTTACTAACTTCCTCACTTATCCAATCTATGCCCCCAGTTTTGGGATGGAAGTTTGATTgatatatgaaaaagaaaaatgataagaataatTGAGGTAGGGCAGACCACCCGCCACACGCATGTCATTGCTCTTTCGCTCATTATTGTCACTCTCTCTAGTCTCTACCACAATATAATATTCTCCTGATTGTTGATGATGGTATTAGTTTATAGGGAAGATTGCAAAAGCCATTCACGTAGTAAGCTGTAGCAATTGTAATTACACCCTCAAACTTTAGTAGTGAAAATCGAGTTCTCAAAATTATACATAAAATTAGGCTTGATTTGGGGAGTTGAGTTAAGTTAGTGATCATTACAGGAGAGATTAATTGGGGGAGTtaataatgagatgagaatCATGAGTTAACACGAGTAAGTAGTTAATAAAACCCTTCAATTATTGgtgaacaaaaagaaaaataacaccCAACTCAGCTTAGCTCGGGGGTGCGTACTCTTGGATTCAATTGATTCTCAAACTTGTATCATCATTACAATTACTACAATGGTACAAGTTTAAGagtttaattttaactttaacacTTGGATAAGTTTGAGGTGAGGTTAAAAAATTTACAATTGAAAGTTTGAAGGTATATTGGCGGTTAGGTATTGTCATGACTTCGTCTCTAGAAGTCAATAGTAAGCGGCGAACAAAGAAATTGATTGAATGCTTATGTTTGTGATGTGGCAACTTTATATGGTTAATTCAAGATGGTACGGTAAGGCTTATTAACTACATCTACATGGGACAAATTTGAATATAGGTCACGTTGAGTACAATGAAAATGATCAATTGGTATAAGAAAGTGGGCATCATTTGACTACTTTTGGATTTACTTATGTTATGCATTTGTACTGACACATGAGATCTACATccaaatatataatgaaataatGCAATTCGATTGATGAGAATTACGTCGTATGTTTTATCGTTACCGATATAATTACCATTACGACCATCATTATTACGATTGTTACAGTTGAAAATTTTCACCTTTGTCATATTTACTATTTCTATTACTAATACTAATACTGTTTGATCCTCACAAGTAGAGGTAATAGCAACAATAGCagtaatttttattaaattcatAATTTTCAATATATAAGATAAAAACAATCCAATTATACTTTGGATTCAATCTCACTATCATTTATCAATCAATAAAGTTGTATTATGATTATTACATCAATTTAACGTATCAAAGTGAGCATAGTTTGACACCAATTTGACATGTGCTACATCTTTTTAAGTACAGAAAGTTTGAATTCCCCTACTACATTTATTGTCTACTTGAGAGAAAAAACATGAAACAAGCTGTAAAAAGAAGGTATTATCTAGCAGAAagtaaaatgaacaaaaaaagagACAACAAATTAAGtgtattttataataattttaggTATGTGTGAAATCCAATTCAATTAACATATTGATGATTGTGATAACTTTATAATTCACGGGGGAATTGGCTTTTTGGCAGTTTCGTGTGTATCTCTAGTGGTCAGAATACAAAAATCTTTTGCTTCAAACGTCTGGTGGAATCTCAAATGATTGACCATAATTTTATTGAAGAACAAAgttaaataattgaatttatcctttaatatttaatttactttttgtttgttaatttgattgattggaaccattttaattgttttttttagacaaCCATTTTTGGGGAATGGGAAAATTATAATATAACATTGTTATGGCAGAACTATATATTAcccaaaacaaagaagaaagaagaaaaagaaaagctaGGGTGGTGTGTAccatttcatatttttatacttattttaAGTGGGAGATCTAATAAAATTTTGTTGTATCGAAACAATTTCAATGGTTAATAGTTAAACTATGAATGAATATCTTAAAATGCGGACATGATTGAGATTTATCATCTATGTTTACATGTATTACTATTTTATAGGTCATCGTTCCATCTTTATCTTAAttaaaaaattcttattttgaaacaaattagtataagaataaaaatgaaAGTCATAAAATTCAAAGACATTAATATAAAATTAGGAGATGTAATTtataaaactaattcaaaaacaaaaagtcAATTCATACTTCGAGATTTCATGGGATAATCCCATTCTTTCTAAGAACTTCATTAATAGTAGACAATGAACAAACTTAGTCGGATGCACATCCGACTAAGAAACTAAGAAAACGAGAAAGTCAACAACCTCAGAATCTTTAGAACTGGAAGATGGTTAGATAACCACAAGAACGATTACATACTTTATAAAAGAATGAAAAGCAACTTAATGTATAGAAGAACTAACTGGGTGTCAATGTGAAAGCTTGTTAAATATTGGGTTTGAGAACTGAATTAGTGGTGATTGATTGGAGGATATTATTTTAAACTATTGTCATTTGGCAAAAATATTGAGAGGAATTAACTCTTTTGTTGAAGAaagtataataaaaaagaataagagaGAGAGGAATGAATGATTGAATTGGCCCTGAGGGCATTTGATCAAAGAGAAGGCCTTTTGTTGGAAGGTAAGAGCATGTGGGTTGGCCATGTGAAGGGTATCTCTTCAAAACTCACCCACTTCACCTAATTTCATAcatttaaatattcaatatgtAAAAAGAGAGGCCATGTGAGAAATCATTGCCCCACAACATAATGCCCATTGGGAggacattttaaaaattaaacaaagaaaTGTCACCTTTATAGACcataaaatccaaatttgaagTAGGTTATATATAGTGGATAATGTGTTTACTCAACCATCAATCACTTACTAATAATTTATGAGGTTTGTTTCCTTACTTTTCATTATTAAAGTTCTAAATGATTGTAGGTTATATTTGTTAGGTATATGtattagttattattattaggggTTTTTGTAGTCAACTTAAACACAacttatattttttcaaaaaaatgtatatcgtaattaaaataaaatgatgagAAATTCAATTTAGTATTATATATGGATGATCAAATGAATCTCCAAATTGGTGTTCTCTCGTGATATGTTATTTTGTATAGAGTTTAATTTATATTTCATTTGTATGCGTTGAATATTCatttcaaagttaaaaagttTGGAGCACTAATCGAAAATTTGGAAGTATTGAGTTAATATGTTAGgagaaaatttgtatatttgGAGTGTAAAGTTTTTccaatgatgacagttaatttTCTGTTCGGTGTAAAGTTGTTGAGTTATTAAGTCAAGGATAAATtgatacaattttttttttttaacttttgtaaACATTAAATGAAAGGAGTGGGTAAGAAGGGAAGATG
Encoded proteins:
- the LOC103483700 gene encoding folate-biopterin transporter 1, chloroplastic-like isoform X1; amino-acid sequence: MAYILMPVSIINSISISRFENPILSFPPSSKIRRKPPPPLSGAFKRSPQSPPVTPSPCRDPPKDDMSVAVPMGDESLPNSRSSNDMEGMVSSYSGKTAVHKKKYSPSNIKIFGVDLSPDNVAVAMVYFVQGVLGLARLAVSFYLKDDLHLDPAETAVVSGFSAFPWLVKPLYGFISDSVPLFGYRRRSYLILSGLLGALSWTLMATLVDSKYGAAFCILLGSLSVAFSDVVVDSMVVERARGESQSMSGSLQSLCWGSSAFGGIVSSYFSGSLVDAYGVRFVFGVTALLPLITSVVAVLVKEQPVRGINRPSANYDFLRSSRQHVVELWGAVSQRNVLLPTLFIFLWQATPQSDSAMFFFTTNKLGFTPEFLGRVKLVTSIASLLGVGLYNGFLKKVPLRKIFLVTTIFGCALGMSQVLLVTGLNREWGISDEWFAIGDSLIITVLGQASFMPVLVLAAKLCPEGMEATLFATLMSISNGGSVLGGLIGAGLTQMFGVTKDSFDNLSTLIILCNLSSLLPLPLLRLLPQETPDSNSDTIDVELKSN
- the LOC103483700 gene encoding folate-biopterin transporter 1, chloroplastic-like isoform X2: MTMNPRMRSEGNDMEGMVSSYSGKTAVHKKKYSPSNIKIFGVDLSPDNVAVAMVYFVQGVLGLARLAVSFYLKDDLHLDPAETAVVSGFSAFPWLVKPLYGFISDSVPLFGYRRRSYLILSGLLGALSWTLMATLVDSKYGAAFCILLGSLSVAFSDVVVDSMVVERARGESQSMSGSLQSLCWGSSAFGGIVSSYFSGSLVDAYGVRFVFGVTALLPLITSVVAVLVKEQPVRGINRPSANYDFLRSSRQHVVELWGAVSQRNVLLPTLFIFLWQATPQSDSAMFFFTTNKLGFTPEFLGRVKLVTSIASLLGVGLYNGFLKKVPLRKIFLVTTIFGCALGMSQVLLVTGLNREWGISDEWFAIGDSLIITVLGQASFMPVLVLAAKLCPEGMEATLFATLMSISNGGSVLGGLIGAGLTQMFGVTKDSFDNLSTLIILCNLSSLLPLPLLRLLPQETPDSNSDTIDVELKSN